One Vicugna pacos chromosome 31, VicPac4, whole genome shotgun sequence genomic region harbors:
- the DOK2 gene encoding docking protein 2 isoform X1: MGDAAVKQGFLYLQQQQTFGKKWRRFGAMLYGGSGCTLARLELQEGPEKPRRGEAPRKVIRLGDCLRVAEAGGEASSPRDTSAFFLETTERLYLLAAPTAERGDWIQAICLLAFPGQRKELSGPQRKVRCMEENELYSNTTTVAPCKKFAVTMRPTEASERCRLRGAYTLLAGESALELWGGPEPGTQLYEWPYRFLRRFGRDKVTFSFEAGRRCISGEGNFEFETRQGNEIFLALEEAISAQKKAASPGPQTQPAPAPMVLPRPDSPYARPHDSLPPPSPTIPVPAPRQRGPEGEYAVPFDAVARNLGKSLRGVLVVPPQPRADPLYDSIEEHPPPRPDHIYDEPEGVATLSLYDSPQEPQGEAWRRQATADGDPRGVQHVYTAEKDFSASGWPQGTEYDNIILKKGPK, translated from the exons ATGGGGGACGCGGCGGTAAAGCAGGGCTTCCTGTACCTTCAGCAGCAGCAGACTTTTGGAAAG AAATGGCGCCGATTCGGGGCTATGCTATACGGCGGGTCAGGCTGCACCCTGGCCCGGCTGGAACTCCAGGAGGGCCCGGAGAAGCCACGCCGGGGCGAGGCCCCGAGGAAGGTGATCCGCCTCGGTGACTGCCTACGGGTGGCCGAGGCCGGTGGGGAGGCCAGCAGCCCCCGGGACACCAGTGCCTTCTTCCTGGAGACCACAGAGCGCCTATACCTGCTGGCGGCCCCCACTGCAGAGCGTGGTGACTGGATACAGGCCATCTGCCTCCTGGCCTTCCCT ggccagaGGAAGGAGCTGTCGGGGCCGCAGAGGAAGGTGAGGTGCATGGAGGAGAATGAATTGTACAGCAACACGACCACAG tggccccctgcaaaaagtttgCAGTGACCATGAGACCCACAGAAGCCAGTGAGAGGTGCCGGCTGCGGGGCGCCTACACGCTCCTGGCTGGGGAGAGTGCCCTGGAGCTGTGGGGTGGCCCTGAGCCGGGCACCCAGCTGTACGAGTGGCCCTACAGATTCCTGCGGCGCTTTGGGCGGGACAAG GTAACCTTTTCCTTCGAGGCTGGCCGGCGCTGCATCTCTGGGGAGGGCAACTTTGAGTTCGAAACCCGGCAAGGCAACGAGATCTTCCTGGCACTGGAGGAGGCCATCTCTGCCCAGAAGAAGGCTGCCTCTCCTGGGCCCCAAACCCAGCCAGCCCCGGCGCCCATGGTGCTGCCCCGGCCAGACAGCCCGTACGCCCGGCCCCACGACTCACTGCCACCACCGTCGCCCACCATCCCGGTGCCTGCCCCCCGGCAGCGGGGCCCGGAGGGGGAGTACGCGGTGCCCTTCGATGCAGTGGCCCGGAACCTGGGGAAGAGCTTGAGGGGCGTCCTGGTcgtccctccccagccccgggcAGACCCTCTGTACGACAGCATCGAGGAGCATCCGCCTCCACGACCTGACCACATATATGACGAGCCTGAGGGGGTGGCCACCCTGTCCCTGTATGACAGCCCGCAGGAGCCCCAGGGTgaggcctggaggaggcaggccaCAGCAGATGGGGACCCCAGAGGCGTCCAGCATGTCTACACAGCAGAGAAGGACTTTTCTGCCTCTGGCTGGCCACAGGGAACTGAGTATGACAACATCATACTTAAGAAAGGCCCGAAGTGA
- the DOK2 gene encoding docking protein 2 isoform X2 gives MRPTEASERCRLRGAYTLLAGESALELWGGPEPGTQLYEWPYRFLRRFGRDKVTFSFEAGRRCISGEGNFEFETRQGNEIFLALEEAISAQKKAASPGPQTQPAPAPMVLPRPDSPYARPHDSLPPPSPTIPVPAPRQRGPEGEYAVPFDAVARNLGKSLRGVLVVPPQPRADPLYDSIEEHPPPRPDHIYDEPEGVATLSLYDSPQEPQGEAWRRQATADGDPRGVQHVYTAEKDFSASGWPQGTEYDNIILKKGPK, from the exons ATGAGACCCACAGAAGCCAGTGAGAGGTGCCGGCTGCGGGGCGCCTACACGCTCCTGGCTGGGGAGAGTGCCCTGGAGCTGTGGGGTGGCCCTGAGCCGGGCACCCAGCTGTACGAGTGGCCCTACAGATTCCTGCGGCGCTTTGGGCGGGACAAG GTAACCTTTTCCTTCGAGGCTGGCCGGCGCTGCATCTCTGGGGAGGGCAACTTTGAGTTCGAAACCCGGCAAGGCAACGAGATCTTCCTGGCACTGGAGGAGGCCATCTCTGCCCAGAAGAAGGCTGCCTCTCCTGGGCCCCAAACCCAGCCAGCCCCGGCGCCCATGGTGCTGCCCCGGCCAGACAGCCCGTACGCCCGGCCCCACGACTCACTGCCACCACCGTCGCCCACCATCCCGGTGCCTGCCCCCCGGCAGCGGGGCCCGGAGGGGGAGTACGCGGTGCCCTTCGATGCAGTGGCCCGGAACCTGGGGAAGAGCTTGAGGGGCGTCCTGGTcgtccctccccagccccgggcAGACCCTCTGTACGACAGCATCGAGGAGCATCCGCCTCCACGACCTGACCACATATATGACGAGCCTGAGGGGGTGGCCACCCTGTCCCTGTATGACAGCCCGCAGGAGCCCCAGGGTgaggcctggaggaggcaggccaCAGCAGATGGGGACCCCAGAGGCGTCCAGCATGTCTACACAGCAGAGAAGGACTTTTCTGCCTCTGGCTGGCCACAGGGAACTGAGTATGACAACATCATACTTAAGAAAGGCCCGAAGTGA